Proteins from a single region of Platichthys flesus chromosome 16, fPlaFle2.1, whole genome shotgun sequence:
- the nfil3-6 gene encoding nuclear factor, interleukin 3 regulated, member 6: MFEEESQHMRGQQDVAVLQTLEPAAAGASPAGGGEGRSGPLSFTDEAVSILTSSSLLARSLLGRSSAIKRKESPSSSIRRKREFIPSEKKDDGYWDKRKKNNEAAKRSREKRRVNDMVLESRVLALLEENARLRAELLALKFRFGLVKDPSNAPVLPLTSTSHHNTQTLTPHYHLHGGDGGHHGSSASHSSHQTGQLSTRGSRDAGHMSEDSGFSTPGGSSVGSPIFFEDRLSDHGKLSPHRAEELGYDLHHSPAEVHHTAGLTGGRPDYVDTMKNLPHKLRFKTTGSGDGFDAAGDHGCARRSPTLKGLSLGETGAGQCAGPWLQQLEGDEGRRGRQSPQYNPSAAGYSLQAPPTQGHPEAACQPGNTHLKTQLNSLSEEVAQLKKLFTQQLMAKVN; this comes from the coding sequence ATGTTCGAGGAGGAGTCCCAGCACATGAGGGGGCAGCAGGACGTGGCCGTGCTCCAGACGCTGGAGCCGGCAGCAGCAGGGGCGAGTCCAGCCGGAGGTGGAGAAGGTCGCTCTGGGCCGCTGTCCTTCACAGACGAGGCCGTGTCCATCCTGACCTCCAGCAGCCTGTTGGCCCGCTCCCTCCTGGGGCGCAGCTCGGCCATCAAACGCAAGGAGAGCCCGTCTTCCAGCATCCGACGCAAGCGCGAGTTCATCCCCAGCGAGAAGAAGGACGACGGCTACTgggacaagaggaagaagaacaacgAGGCGGCGAAGCGCTCCAGGGAGAAGCGGCGAGTGAACGACATGGTCCTGGAGAGTCGGGTTCTggctctgctggaggagaacgCTCGTCTCAGGGCAGAGCTGCTGGCTCTGAAGTTCCGCTTCGGCCTGGTCAAAGACCCGTCCAACGCCCCCGTCCTGCCCCTCACCTCAACTTCTCACCACAACACTCAGACCTTGACTCCTCACTATCACCTCCACGGGGGGGACGGAGGCCACCACGGCTCCTCAGCCTCACACAGCAGCCACCAGACGGGCCAGCTGAGCACCCGAGGCTCCAGGGACGCCGGCCACATGTCGGAGGACTCTGGATTCTCTACGCCGGGGGGGTCCAGCGTGGGCAGCCCCATCTTCTTTGAAGACCGGCTCAGCGATCATGGGAAGTTATCACCTCACAGGGCAGAGGAGCTGGGCTACGACCTTCACCACTCACCTGCCGAGGTCCACCACACGGCGGGGCTCACCGGAGGGAGGCCGGACTACGTGGACACCATGAAAAACCTGCCCCACAAGCTGCGTTTCAAGACGACAGGAAGTGGGGACGGGTTCGATGCTGCAGGGGACCACGGCTGTGCCCGACGCAGCCCCACGCTCAAAGGACTGAGTTTAGGCGAGACGGGAGCGGGGCAGTGCGCCGGCCCCtggctccagcagctggagggggACGAGGGACGGCGGGGGAGACAGTCCCCTCAGTACAACCCGTCAGCAGCCGGCTACAGCCTCCAGGCTCCGCCCACACAAGGACACCCGGAGGCGGCGTGTCAGCCGGGGAACACGCACCTGAAGACTCAGCTCAACTCCCTGAGCGAGGAGGTGGCTCAGCTCAAGAAGCTCTTCACACAGCAGCTCATGGCCAAAGTCAACTGA